A genomic window from Methanovulcanius yangii includes:
- a CDS encoding PspC domain-containing protein: MKEVKLSRKNRMISGVCGGIGEAYDIDPNLVRLAWIAFTLLTYVILGVALYIIAAVIIPEQDKDDDVIEAEYQVKD, encoded by the coding sequence ATGAAAGAAGTGAAACTGTCACGGAAGAACCGAATGATTTCGGGTGTATGCGGTGGCATTGGTGAAGCCTATGATATCGACCCGAACCTTGTGCGTCTCGCATGGATTGCATTCACCCTTCTGACCTATGTCATTCTCGGCGTCGCCCTCTATATCATTGCTGCCGTCATCATCCCCGAACAGGATAAGGATGATGACGTCATCGAGGCGGAGTACCAGGTCAAAGACTAA
- a CDS encoding ATP-dependent DNA helicase codes for MGTLDDFFPYPAFRPHQQEMLATVAGVARNGGIAMIDAPTGSGKSSVIASLLSEANGRKIVVAVRTKSQLTTFIRELELIRKKQPGLRYAYLIGKRQMCPATGEGDTYRVCEGLKSFSTALLRDRAKAGSLIPAKDRVIEEQLRRQDPEHPLICPYFIKSRVFVDSGEGLRMVPSASLRTRAEQVSKQRIPPDKLHEFCGGLCPYEVMMQAARDADVLLLNFHHIFNGDIRDQLYQSLGIEPEQTFLLVDEAHNCGDTVEAIQSVTIARATMDQAMNELGRMRGRTPGVDALINLSPRVMNFMDSLSRSFKEEDWFDPKNFERFVLNGTLYSTVDEIVDDLLRVDEVHREAQIQAGDFKESAIERLTEFFYRIMRAKDDPAFLTVYRKRDGEVSLQVRSIDPSSTLKDIASFHACAVFISGTLSPLESYRRLYFEDLPVTTLSLPNSFPPENRRLFCAGDITSAYSMRRDRDHTELVDGYIRAYARLPGNLAVYFPSYDLMHRFTENLPSRLNGKEVFIEPPSAGDADAALKRFVALPSTGREGILFGVCGGKWSEGLDYRGDQLSGAFVFGLPLAPFNDVRKMVIQYFKNKFGPEGEFISYTLPAVNRVLQALGRVLRTPEDRGVLIIGESRFLEKGVRPGLPEWMTDEMEVCTFAEFRSEVQKWR; via the coding sequence ATGGGCACCCTTGATGATTTCTTCCCCTACCCTGCCTTCCGGCCGCACCAGCAGGAGATGCTTGCGACCGTAGCCGGTGTTGCACGTAACGGCGGCATAGCCATGATAGACGCCCCGACGGGAAGCGGTAAATCGAGCGTCATCGCCTCGCTTCTCTCCGAGGCGAACGGGAGAAAAATTGTGGTCGCGGTCAGGACCAAATCCCAGCTGACCACATTTATCAGGGAACTCGAACTCATCCGTAAAAAACAGCCCGGCCTGCGCTATGCCTATCTGATCGGCAAACGCCAGATGTGCCCTGCCACGGGGGAGGGGGATACCTATCGGGTCTGTGAGGGACTCAAGTCGTTTTCAACGGCTCTGCTTCGTGACCGGGCAAAAGCGGGATCCCTCATCCCTGCAAAGGACCGGGTTATCGAGGAGCAGCTTCGGAGGCAGGATCCCGAACACCCTCTCATATGCCCGTATTTCATCAAAAGCAGGGTCTTTGTTGATTCAGGGGAAGGACTGCGCATGGTCCCGTCGGCTTCGCTTCGGACCCGTGCGGAGCAGGTGTCCAAGCAGAGAATTCCTCCCGATAAATTGCATGAATTCTGCGGAGGGCTCTGCCCGTACGAGGTGATGATGCAGGCAGCCCGTGATGCCGATGTGCTCCTGCTCAATTTTCATCATATCTTCAATGGGGACATCCGCGACCAGCTGTATCAGTCACTGGGTATCGAGCCGGAACAGACTTTTCTTCTCGTTGATGAGGCCCATAACTGCGGGGATACCGTCGAGGCCATCCAGAGTGTCACCATCGCCCGTGCGACGATGGATCAGGCGATGAACGAGCTCGGGCGCATGCGGGGAAGGACGCCCGGTGTCGATGCGCTGATCAACCTCTCCCCGAGGGTGATGAATTTTATGGATTCCCTCTCCCGTTCGTTCAAGGAGGAGGACTGGTTCGACCCCAAGAACTTCGAGCGCTTTGTTCTCAACGGAACGCTGTATTCCACGGTGGACGAGATTGTCGACGACCTCCTGCGGGTCGACGAGGTGCACCGCGAGGCACAGATCCAGGCGGGAGACTTCAAGGAGAGTGCCATCGAGCGGCTGACGGAGTTTTTTTACCGGATCATGCGTGCCAAGGACGACCCTGCGTTCCTGACGGTGTACCGCAAGCGCGACGGCGAGGTGTCCCTGCAGGTGCGAAGCATCGATCCCTCGTCCACCCTGAAGGATATCGCTTCATTCCATGCGTGTGCGGTGTTCATCAGCGGCACACTCTCCCCGCTGGAGAGTTATCGCCGCCTCTATTTCGAGGATCTCCCCGTCACTACGCTCTCGCTCCCGAATTCGTTTCCGCCCGAGAACAGGCGGCTCTTCTGTGCGGGGGATATCACGTCCGCCTACAGCATGCGGCGTGACCGCGACCACACTGAACTGGTGGACGGCTATATCCGTGCATATGCCCGTCTTCCCGGCAATCTTGCGGTCTATTTCCCCTCGTATGATCTGATGCACCGGTTCACCGAGAACCTCCCCTCGCGCCTGAACGGCAAGGAAGTCTTTATCGAGCCGCCATCGGCAGGCGATGCCGATGCGGCGCTGAAGCGGTTTGTTGCCCTCCCCTCCACGGGCAGGGAAGGGATCCTCTTCGGAGTCTGCGGGGGGAAATGGTCGGAAGGGCTCGACTACCGCGGGGACCAGCTCTCAGGGGCATTCGTCTTCGGTCTCCCTCTTGCCCCCTTCAATGATGTTCGGAAGATGGTCATCCAGTACTTCAAAAACAAGTTCGGTCCGGAAGGGGAGTTTATCAGTTATACCCTGCCGGCGGTCAACCGGGTGCTTCAGGCCCTTGGCCGTGTCCTCAGAACCCCGGAAGACAGGGGGGTGCTCATCATCGGAGAGTCGCGGTTCCTCGAAAAGGGGGTGCGTCCCGGTCTTCCGGAGTGGATGACGGATGAAATGGAGGTCTGCACCTTCGCTGAATTCCGTTCCGAGGTACAGAAATGGCGGTGA
- a CDS encoding methylated-DNA--[protein]-cysteine S-methyltransferase, translating into MAVIEGACRFGLWWVHVTWSKGTVYSVRFAREGVDGPVPSQLRSYLNGRACRLGELSSVATAQGAPYAAVYQAVRQIPCGETRTYAEVGTRAGTSPRVVGVAMRRNPTPLIVPCHRVVAAGGIGGFTPDISLKMDLLKLEKNILSHI; encoded by the coding sequence ATGGCGGTGATCGAGGGTGCCTGCAGGTTTGGGCTCTGGTGGGTGCATGTCACCTGGTCGAAGGGGACTGTCTACTCGGTCAGGTTTGCACGCGAAGGAGTCGACGGCCCCGTCCCCTCCCAACTGCGTTCGTATCTGAACGGCAGAGCCTGCCGCCTCGGAGAACTCTCCAGTGTGGCCACGGCACAGGGTGCCCCGTATGCCGCGGTGTATCAGGCTGTCCGCCAGATTCCCTGCGGGGAAACCCGTACCTATGCCGAAGTGGGTACCCGGGCCGGAACCAGCCCCCGCGTTGTGGGGGTGGCAATGCGGCGAAACCCTACCCCGCTCATCGTTCCATGTCACAGGGTGGTTGCCGCAGGGGGCATCGGTGGGTTCACCCCCGACATCTCTCTCAAAATGGACCTTTTGAAGCTTGAAAAGAATATTCTGTCGCATATTTAA
- a CDS encoding ketopantoate reductase family protein: MRIAVLGAGAVGLSIAARLSTACDVYAVARPRHIAAIERGALRLTGLWGDELYTFPCGTDLPADDYDYILITSKSLATRSICEEFGGRFGDAEVVSIQNGIGNEEIIHEYTPNVIGGMIITGFEWRGDADVHVSVIGGNANFGRFPDGEDEPVCRLVSLFEEVGIGAESHPSIRTALWGKTLYNAALNPLGAIMNVPYGALKEPHAWHIIEQVVTEGFAAASADGVMLEWASPEEYLEYLANIQIPATAQHRSSMLQDITAGRITEIDFINGAIVRIGERYGIDTTVNNLICDLIHFRESSMKK, translated from the coding sequence ATGAGGATTGCAGTTCTTGGCGCTGGTGCAGTTGGTCTCTCGATAGCCGCACGGCTTTCCACCGCCTGTGATGTATATGCGGTGGCCCGGCCGCGACATATTGCGGCTATAGAGCGGGGGGCCCTGCGTCTCACCGGCCTCTGGGGCGATGAGCTGTATACCTTCCCCTGCGGGACGGATCTTCCGGCAGATGACTATGATTATATCCTAATCACTTCCAAGTCTCTGGCCACCCGCTCCATCTGCGAGGAATTCGGGGGCCGGTTCGGCGATGCGGAGGTTGTCTCTATCCAGAATGGCATAGGGAACGAGGAGATCATCCATGAATATACGCCGAATGTCATCGGCGGGATGATCATCACCGGGTTTGAATGGAGGGGTGATGCCGATGTGCATGTGTCGGTCATCGGAGGGAATGCAAATTTTGGGCGGTTCCCGGACGGGGAGGATGAACCGGTATGTCGTCTGGTATCCCTCTTTGAGGAGGTCGGCATCGGCGCAGAGAGTCATCCGTCGATCCGGACTGCGTTGTGGGGCAAGACTCTCTACAATGCAGCCCTTAATCCCCTTGGTGCCATCATGAACGTTCCCTATGGTGCCCTGAAAGAGCCGCATGCATGGCATATCATCGAGCAGGTTGTGACGGAAGGGTTTGCCGCCGCATCCGCAGATGGTGTCATGTTGGAATGGGCATCACCGGAAGAATACCTTGAGTACCTCGCAAACATACAGATTCCTGCAACCGCACAGCATCGCTCGTCGATGCTCCAGGATATCACTGCAGGCAGGATCACCGAGATCGATTTTATCAACGGCGCCATCGTGAGGATTGGTGAACGATACGGCATTGATACAACGGTGAACAATCTGATCTGCGACCTGATCCATTTCCGTGAATCTTCGATGAAGAAATGA
- the mobA gene encoding molybdenum cofactor guanylyltransferase encodes MKGEYVMRSAIILVGGQGRRAGGREKFRFIYEGETFLSRLIITLDEVVDEILIVARDTAQCARVAEMTHVRIVPDRHQGVGPAGGLQAGALEARGDLVFGVACDMPCVKAEVVDRLFRLVDGYDAVIPCWGGTTMLEPLHAVYRPRALLSAYEASTSHSLRSLTHHLNVRYVDVDTFRDVDPELRTFTNINRLEDLEEIQACLEDDATV; translated from the coding sequence ATGAAGGGGGAATACGTGATGCGGTCGGCGATAATTCTTGTTGGAGGGCAGGGGCGGCGCGCTGGAGGCCGGGAGAAGTTCAGGTTCATCTATGAGGGGGAGACCTTCCTATCGCGCCTCATCATCACGCTGGATGAGGTGGTCGATGAGATCCTTATCGTTGCCCGTGATACCGCACAGTGCGCCCGTGTAGCGGAGATGACGCATGTGCGCATCGTTCCCGACCGTCACCAGGGAGTCGGACCCGCAGGGGGACTGCAGGCAGGTGCCTTGGAGGCACGGGGCGATCTGGTTTTTGGTGTGGCATGCGATATGCCCTGCGTCAAAGCTGAGGTCGTCGACCGTCTCTTCAGGCTGGTAGACGGGTACGATGCGGTCATCCCCTGCTGGGGGGGTACAACCATGCTTGAACCTCTTCATGCGGTCTACCGGCCCCGGGCCCTCCTCTCGGCATATGAAGCGTCAACGTCGCATTCCCTTCGCAGTCTGACTCATCATCTCAATGTCCGATATGTCGATGTGGACACCTTCAGGGATGTCGATCCGGAGCTTCGAACCTTTACCAATATCAACCGGCTGGAGGATCTGGAGGAGATTCAGGCCTGCCTGGAGGATGATGCCACCGTATGA
- the rlmH gene encoding 23S rRNA (pseudouridine(1915)-N(3))-methyltransferase RlmH — MMQVRIIAVGRAKEPFFRQGVEEYIKRLTGTAKVTIVELADEPTPAGASAAEKAKVLDVEGSRIMKTIHPGEYCILLDLAGTAMTSEVFAGKIEELTLAGTSRFAYVIGGSLGVSDDVRRRADLRLSLGPMTYPHQMVRLIIAEQLYRACMIAKGAQYHK, encoded by the coding sequence ATGATGCAGGTGAGGATCATCGCCGTCGGCCGGGCGAAGGAGCCCTTTTTCCGGCAGGGTGTAGAGGAGTACATAAAACGGCTGACCGGGACGGCGAAGGTCACCATCGTCGAACTTGCGGATGAACCTACTCCTGCGGGAGCATCCGCGGCAGAGAAGGCGAAGGTCCTCGATGTGGAAGGGTCCCGGATTATGAAAACCATTCACCCCGGGGAATACTGCATTCTTCTGGACCTTGCCGGGACAGCCATGACATCCGAGGTATTCGCAGGGAAAATTGAGGAGCTCACCCTTGCCGGGACCTCCAGGTTTGCCTATGTCATCGGGGGGAGTCTCGGTGTCTCGGATGATGTGAGGCGGCGTGCCGATCTTCGGCTATCCCTCGGCCCGATGACCTACCCCCACCAGATGGTCCGCCTCATCATTGCCGAACAGCTCTACCGCGCATGCATGATTGCAAAGGGCGCCCAGTATCACAAATAA
- a CDS encoding dihydroorotate dehydrogenase electron transfer subunit: MIEEIPSEPVVITHIIHETPSIRTFEFSRRFDAGAGQFCMVWIPGVDEVPMALSARNAITVQKVGEATEALFSRSEGDLIGIKGPLGNGFSPTGRVLAVAGGVGAAPLRPLVTDGLADTFILGARTAEELLYAGELDGEVDLRIATDDGTRGHHGFVTALLEEADPASYDTICVCGPEMMMKAVLGILDAHGIAGRGQFSLHRYMKCGVGICGSCCCDPSGLRVCRDGPVFTGDALLQSTEFGSYSRDASGRKVLF, encoded by the coding sequence ATGATTGAAGAGATTCCATCCGAACCGGTCGTCATCACCCATATCATCCATGAGACGCCGTCCATAAGGACCTTTGAGTTCTCCCGCCGCTTCGATGCGGGGGCAGGGCAGTTCTGCATGGTCTGGATTCCCGGAGTCGATGAAGTACCGATGGCCCTCTCCGCACGAAACGCTATCACGGTCCAGAAGGTTGGCGAGGCGACGGAAGCCCTCTTCTCGCGCAGCGAGGGGGATCTCATTGGCATCAAGGGACCACTCGGCAACGGCTTTTCCCCGACCGGACGGGTCCTTGCCGTTGCAGGCGGTGTCGGAGCCGCACCGCTCCGGCCGCTGGTGACCGACGGCCTGGCAGACACCTTCATCCTCGGCGCCCGGACGGCAGAGGAACTCCTCTATGCGGGTGAACTGGATGGGGAGGTTGACCTGAGAATCGCAACCGACGATGGAACCCGTGGACACCACGGGTTTGTCACGGCACTCCTGGAAGAGGCGGACCCGGCATCCTATGATACCATCTGCGTCTGCGGACCCGAGATGATGATGAAGGCGGTGCTTGGCATCCTCGACGCTCACGGGATCGCCGGGCGGGGACAGTTCTCCCTGCACAGGTACATGAAATGCGGGGTTGGAATCTGCGGATCCTGCTGCTGTGACCCGTCCGGCCTCAGGGTATGCCGCGACGGCCCGGTCTTTACCGGTGATGCCCTCCTCCAGAGCACTGAGTTTGGCAGCTACAGCAGGGATGCCTCCGGAAGAAAGGTTCTGTTTTAA